The following are from one region of the Methyloprofundus sedimenti genome:
- a CDS encoding DEAD/DEAH box helicase family protein → MYVTPKLREAEWETHPHSLTEQYTFTDGRIQITGNHVQRGDKKRSDYILRYNRDFPIAVVEAKPEDAAVGQGMQQAKEYAEILGLKFAYSTNGHEILEFDFITGKESNIPTFPSPSDLFSRLNKSEGLTDKSIETLLSPYHHVTGYVPRYYQQIAINRVVQAVLQKKSRILITMATGTGKTIVAFQVCWKLWNARWNKKNEYRKPRILFLADRNVLVDDPKDKTFTPFGDARYKIENGKITKSREIYFAIYQSIAKDERRPGLYKEFSPDFFDLIIVDECHRGSARDDITYPT, encoded by the coding sequence ATTTATGTAACACCAAAACTTCGTGAGGCCGAATGGGAAACACACCCGCATTCACTCACTGAACAGTACACTTTCACCGATGGGCGTATCCAGATTACTGGCAACCATGTACAGCGCGGTGATAAAAAACGTTCAGATTATATACTTCGCTATAACAGAGACTTTCCTATTGCTGTTGTTGAGGCAAAACCAGAAGATGCGGCTGTTGGTCAAGGAATGCAGCAAGCAAAAGAATATGCAGAAATATTAGGATTAAAGTTCGCTTATTCGACTAATGGACATGAAATTTTAGAATTTGATTTCATCACTGGCAAAGAATCAAATATTCCAACTTTCCCTTCTCCCTCCGATTTATTTTCTCGACTGAACAAATCTGAAGGTTTAACGGATAAATCCATAGAAACCTTACTTTCACCTTATCACCATGTTACAGGTTATGTGCCACGCTATTATCAGCAGATTGCTATTAACCGAGTAGTTCAAGCTGTTCTTCAAAAGAAATCACGCATATTGATTACCATGGCAACAGGGACAGGAAAAACCATTGTTGCCTTTCAGGTTTGCTGGAAATTGTGGAATGCTCGATGGAATAAAAAGAATGAATATCGAAAACCTCGCATATTGTTTCTTGCTGATAGAAACGTACTGGTGGATGATCCGAAAGACAAAACCTTTACACCATTTGGTGATGCCCGTTACAAAATTGAAAATGGAAAAATCACCAAAAGCCGCGAAATTTATTTTGCCATCTATCAATCGATTGCCAAAGACGAAAGACGCCCTGGTCTTTACAAGGAATTTTCACCCGATTTTTTTGATTTAATCATTGTTGATGAATGTCACCGAGGTAGTGCTCGTGATGATATTACATATCCCACTTAA
- a CDS encoding IS630 family transposase, translating to MFDIKKSPYDPAKYCDRTKKLKIDYCTEIADISLDKLIFLDEMGAGLNLSPLYGRAPSDQRVYDEAPVAKGQRVSMVGAMTSAGMKTALNFEGTMTGLVFLYFLKHFLCPLLAEGDYVVMDNASVHKVDEIKDLIQKTGAKLIYLPPYSPDLNPIELAWNKIKQYLRKQRPRTVEALYQAYAEGLKCISTDNAQSFVNHSMKFAI from the coding sequence ATATTCGATATAAAAAAAAGTCCGTACGATCCAGCTAAATATTGTGACCGAACTAAAAAGCTAAAAATAGACTATTGCACTGAAATCGCCGATATATCGCTCGATAAGCTCATTTTTCTTGATGAAATGGGCGCAGGACTGAATCTCTCACCTCTTTATGGGCGAGCACCGTCAGATCAGCGTGTTTATGATGAAGCGCCGGTTGCTAAAGGGCAGCGTGTAAGTATGGTCGGGGCAATGACATCAGCCGGTATGAAAACCGCCTTAAATTTTGAAGGAACCATGACAGGACTTGTATTCCTCTACTTTTTGAAGCATTTTCTTTGCCCCTTACTCGCTGAAGGTGACTATGTTGTGATGGATAATGCCTCAGTTCATAAAGTAGATGAAATTAAGGATCTTATTCAAAAGACAGGAGCAAAGCTTATTTACCTACCGCCTTACTCACCTGACCTTAACCCGATTGAATTAGCATGGAATAAAATTAAACAGTACTTACGCAAACAAAGACCACGAACCGTTGAAGCGTTATATCAAGCTTATGCCGAAGGGTTGAAATGCATCAGTACAGATAATGCTCAAAGCTTTGTTAATCACTCAATGAAGTTCGCTATTTAA
- a CDS encoding winged helix-turn-helix domain-containing protein: MTLNDLCDRYAEHFGISMGKSSMDRALKRMNIRYKKKSVRSS, translated from the coding sequence TTGACACTAAATGATCTTTGTGACCGATATGCTGAACACTTTGGTATTAGCATGGGGAAAAGTTCAATGGATAGAGCTCTTAAGCGTATGAATATTCGATATAAAAAAAAGTCCGTACGATCCAGCTAA
- a CDS encoding class I SAM-dependent DNA methyltransferase, producing the protein MAKSKSTSKSMTTAQQLSSIIKSARQIMRKDKGLNGDLDRLPMLTWIMFLKFLDDLEQMRETEAVLEGKKFQAAIEAPYRWRDWAAIEGGITGDDLIAFINNDEAMRPDGTRGTGLFAYLRALQGENGGDRRDVIATVFKDMHNRMIIGYLLRDVIDKVNGIHFNSSDEMHTLSRLYETMLREMRDAAGDSGEFYIPRPVVQFMVEAIHPELSETILDPACGTAGFLVETYNHLEKQCQTVEDREILQNSSISGGEAKPLPYLLAQMNLLLHGLEYPRIDPQNSLRFPLREIGDKQRVDVILTNPPFGGEEEKGILGNFPEDMQTAETAMLFLQLIMRKLKRPGHDSENGGRAAVVVPNGTLFGDGVAARIKEELLKNFNLHTIVRLPEGVFAPYTDIPANLLFFDRSGPTQDIWYYQIPTPEGRKKYTKTKPIQTDEFTNCLKWWQKREVNQFAWKTTAQEILKYDDKQQLISVNLDIKNPHSLEALEHRAPIELANSIIEKEQHVLEILQNIQTLLS; encoded by the coding sequence ATGGCAAAAAGCAAATCAACCTCCAAATCAATGACTACTGCTCAACAATTGAGCTCTATCATTAAATCTGCTCGTCAGATTATGCGTAAAGACAAAGGTTTAAACGGCGACCTGGATCGTCTTCCTATGCTCACATGGATCATGTTCCTCAAATTTCTTGATGATCTGGAACAAATGCGGGAAACCGAAGCTGTATTGGAAGGTAAAAAATTTCAAGCTGCCATAGAAGCACCTTACCGTTGGCGAGATTGGGCTGCAATCGAAGGCGGAATAACTGGCGATGATCTTATTGCCTTTATTAATAATGATGAAGCCATGCGCCCTGATGGTACACGAGGCACTGGTCTATTTGCCTATTTGCGTGCCTTACAAGGTGAAAACGGGGGTGACCGCCGTGATGTCATCGCGACCGTTTTTAAAGATATGCATAACCGAATGATTATTGGTTATCTATTGCGTGATGTGATCGATAAAGTTAACGGTATACATTTCAATTCTTCAGATGAAATGCATACGTTAAGCCGTTTATATGAAACCATGTTACGAGAAATGCGAGATGCAGCAGGTGACTCTGGTGAGTTTTATATCCCAAGACCCGTTGTGCAGTTTATGGTTGAAGCCATACATCCAGAATTAAGCGAAACAATACTGGATCCAGCCTGTGGCACAGCCGGATTTTTAGTGGAAACATACAACCACCTGGAAAAACAATGCCAAACTGTGGAAGACAGAGAAATCCTGCAAAATAGCAGCATTTCAGGTGGCGAAGCCAAACCGTTGCCTTATCTACTAGCGCAAATGAATCTTTTATTACACGGACTGGAATACCCGCGTATTGATCCACAAAACAGTTTACGTTTTCCATTGCGTGAAATCGGTGATAAACAACGTGTCGATGTTATCCTGACCAACCCGCCTTTTGGCGGCGAAGAAGAAAAAGGCATTCTTGGTAACTTTCCAGAAGATATGCAAACGGCAGAGACAGCCATGCTGTTTTTGCAATTGATTATGCGTAAACTCAAACGCCCGGGGCATGATTCTGAAAATGGTGGGCGTGCAGCTGTTGTTGTTCCCAACGGCACTTTGTTTGGTGACGGTGTAGCCGCGCGAATAAAAGAAGAACTACTGAAAAACTTTAATCTGCATACCATCGTCCGCCTACCGGAAGGTGTATTTGCTCCCTATACCGATATTCCAGCTAATTTATTGTTTTTTGATCGTTCGGGGCCAACACAGGATATTTGGTATTACCAGATTCCTACCCCAGAAGGCCGCAAAAAATACACCAAAACCAAGCCCATTCAAACAGATGAATTTACTAATTGCCTGAAATGGTGGCAAAAACGGGAAGTGAATCAATTCGCCTGGAAAACTACTGCACAGGAAATATTGAAATATGATGATAAACAGCAATTGATCAGCGTTAATCTGGATATAAAAAACCCGCATAGCCTAGAGGCTCTGGAGCATAGAGCACCGATAGAATTGGCAAATAGTATTATTGAAAAAGAACAACATGTTCTCGAAATTTTGCAAAATATTCAAACTTTACTCTCTTAA
- a CDS encoding IS1595 family transposase yields the protein MKAPEFLEFISEINQLDHHQRTVLTKALDQLEDEPKVFDLIETIFDSKGKCPHCSHTESHRHGIKDGLQRYRCKACKKTFNALTGTPLAHLRLKSKWLDYLGAIAESLTVRQAAKEINVHRNTTFRWRHRFLSWIQQDRPSALHGITEADETYLLESHKGERHLNRQPRKRGGCATKRGISDEQICILIARDRSKQTVDFVTGNGPISKIVLDTHLKPILDQDALLVSDSNPTYGAFCKAEKVSHEIVNMSQGQRVTKGAYHIQNVNAYHHRFKSWLDRFHGVATKYLPNYLAWCRIMDRNHNLTPEQLLHSALGDFQYLTVT from the coding sequence ATGAAAGCCCCAGAGTTTTTAGAGTTCATTTCCGAAATAAATCAACTTGACCACCATCAACGCACTGTTCTAACGAAAGCACTGGATCAACTAGAGGACGAACCTAAGGTTTTTGATTTAATTGAAACAATATTTGATAGCAAAGGTAAATGCCCTCATTGCTCCCATACCGAAAGCCACAGGCATGGAATAAAAGATGGCCTTCAGCGCTACCGCTGTAAAGCCTGCAAAAAGACATTTAATGCTTTGACAGGAACGCCTCTTGCTCATCTACGCCTCAAGTCAAAGTGGCTTGATTACTTAGGAGCTATCGCAGAATCATTGACTGTCCGGCAGGCAGCTAAAGAAATTAATGTGCATCGAAATACAACCTTTCGATGGCGGCACCGTTTTTTAAGCTGGATTCAGCAGGATCGTCCCAGTGCTCTTCATGGCATTACAGAAGCTGATGAAACCTACTTACTTGAGTCACATAAAGGAGAACGCCATCTCAATCGTCAACCAAGGAAACGAGGGGGCTGTGCGACTAAGCGAGGGATTTCTGATGAGCAAATTTGCATTTTAATTGCTCGTGATCGCTCAAAACAAACCGTAGATTTTGTGACAGGTAATGGCCCAATAAGCAAAATTGTTCTTGATACGCATTTAAAGCCAATACTAGACCAGGATGCCCTCCTTGTGAGTGATAGCAATCCAACTTATGGTGCATTTTGTAAAGCTGAAAAAGTATCTCATGAAATCGTTAACATGAGTCAAGGGCAGCGGGTGACTAAAGGGGCCTATCATATACAAAATGTCAATGCATACCACCACCGTTTTAAATCATGGCTAGACCGCTTTCATGGTGTAGCCACCAAGTATTTACCTAATTATTTGGCTTGGTGCAGAATTATGGATCGGAACCACAATCTAACCCCTGAGCAATTGTTACATTCTGCTCTGGGTGATTTTCAATACTTAACGGTGACATAG